Proteins found in one Balaenoptera musculus isolate JJ_BM4_2016_0621 chromosome 4, mBalMus1.pri.v3, whole genome shotgun sequence genomic segment:
- the LOC118893883 gene encoding putative RNA-binding protein Luc7-like 2, whose product MSAQAQMRAMLDQLMGTSRDGGTTRQRIKFSDDRVCKSHLLNCCPHDVLSGTRMDLGECLKVHDLALRADYEIASKEQDFFFELDAMDHLKSFIADCDRRTEVAKKRLAETQEEISAEVAAKAERVHELNEEIGKLLAKVEQLGAEGNVEESRKVMDEVEKARAKKREAEEVYRNSMPASSFQQEKLRVCEVCSAYLGLHDNDRRLADHFGGKLHLGFIEIREKLEELKRVVAEKQEKRNQERLKRREEREREEREKLRRSRSHSKNPKRSRSREHRRHRSRSMSRERKRRTRSKSREKRHRQRSRSSSRSRSRSHQRSGHSSRDRSRERSRRRSSKERFREHDLASRDRDRNSRDRSPRDRDRKDKKRSYESANGRSEDRRSSEEREAGEI is encoded by the exons ATGTCGGCGCAGGCCCAGATGCGCGCGATGCTGGACCAGTTGATGGGCACCTCCCGGGACG GAGGTACTACTCGTCAACGGATCAAATTCAGTGATGACAGAGTATGCAAGAGTCACCTTCTGAATTGTTGCCCCCATGATGTCCTGTCTGGAACTAGAATGGATCTTGGAGAATGTCTGAAAGTCCATGACCTGGCTTTAAGAGCAGATTATGAAATTGCATCCAAAGAacaagattttttctttgaactCGACGCTATGGATCATCTAAAGTCATTCATTGCAGATTGTGATCGAAGAACAGAAGTGGCTAAGAAAAGATTAGCAGAAACTCAGGAAGAGATTAGTGCTGAAGTTGCAGCAAAGGCAGAACGTGTTCATGAGTTAAATGAAGAAATCGGTAAATTGTTGGCTAAGGTGGAACAGCTAGGAGCTGAAGGGAATGTGGAGGAATCCCGGAAAGTAATGGATGAAGTAGAGAAAGCACgggcaaagaaaagagaagcagaggaagttTATCGGAATTCTATGCCAGCTTCCAGTTTCCAGCAGGAGAAACTTCGAGTCTGTGAAGTTTGCtctgcctatttaggtcttcatgATAATGACAGACGACTGGCTGATCATTTTGGGGGTAAACTGCACCTGGGATTTATTGAAATAAGAGAGAAGCTTGAAGAATTAAAGAGAGTTGTAGCTGagaagcaggagaaaagaaaccaggaacgcctgaaaagaagagaagaaagggagagagaagaaagggagaagctGAGGAGGTCTCGATCACATAGCAAGAATCCTAAAAGATCCAGGTCCAGAGAGCATCGCAGACATAGGTCTCGCTCCATGTCACGGGAACGGAAAAGGAGAACTCGATCCAAATCCCGGGAGAAACGCCATCGCCAGAGGTCCCGCTCCAGCAGCCGTAGTCGCAGCCGCAGCCACCAGAGAAGTGGGCACAGTTCTAGAGACAGGAGCAGAGAGCGATCCAGGAGGAGATCCTCAAAAGAGAGATTCAGAGAACACGACTTAGCATCACGTGACAGAGACAGGAATTCAAGAGACAGATCACCTCGTGACAGAGATCGAAAAGATAAGAAGCGGTCCTATGAGAGCGCTAATGGCAGATCAGAAGACAGGCGGAGCTCTGAAGAGCGCGAAGCAGGGGAGATATAA